GTGCACATCGGCCCGACCGACGACGGCGGCTTCCAGCTGGCCGTCGAGCTCGAGGTCACCCTGCCGCACCTCGACACCTCGGTCGCCCAGCAGCTCGCCGACCGGGCTCACGAGGTGTGCCCCTACTCCAACGCCACCCGCGGCAACATCGACGTGACCGTCACGGTCACGCAGGACTGAGGACCCATGAGCACCCTTCCCACCAGCACCCGACAGATCGCCCTCGCCTCGCGCCCGACCGGCGCCCCGACGAGCGACAACTTCCGCCTCGAGAGCGTCGACCTGCCCGAGCTCGCCGACGGCCAGGTCCTCGTCCGCAATGTCGTCATGTCCGTCGACCCCTACATGCGCGGCCGGATGAACGACGCGAAGTCCTATGTCCCGCCCTTCCAGGTCGACCAGCCGCTCGAGGGCGGTGCCGTCGGTGAGGTCATCGCCTCACGATCCGACGACGTCGCCGTCGGGCAGCACGTCCTGCACGGCTCCGGCTGGCGCGAGCACGCGATCCTGACTGCGGCCAAGGTGTCGGTCATCGACACCGATGTCGCTCCCGCCTCCGCCTACCTCGGGGTCCTCGGGATGCCCGGCCTGACCGCCTACGTCGGTCTGACCGCGGTCGCCGAGATGCGCGAGGGCGACACCGTCTTCGTCTCCGGTGCAGCCGGCGCCGTCGGCCAGCTCGTCGGGCAGATCGCCCGGGCCCTCGGTGCCGAGCGGGTCGTCGGGTCCGCCGGCACCGACGCCAAGGTCGCCCGTCTGCGCGAGCTCGGCTACGACGCCGGCTTCAACTACAAGACGACGCCGGTGCGCGACGGCCTGCGGGAGGTGGCGCCCGACGGCATCGACGTCTACTTCGACAACGTCGGAGGCGACCACCTCGAGGCGGCGATCTCCTCCCTTCGCCTCCACGGTCGGGTCGCCATGTGCGGCGCGATCTCGCAGTACAACGCGACCGACGCCGCCCCGGGACCGCGCAACCTCTTCCAGGCGATCGGCAAGGGGCTGACCCTGCGCGGCTTCATCGTCGGTCAGTACCCGCAGCTCGTCGGCGAGTACCGCGAGCGCGCCGCCGGCTGGTTGGCCGAGGGCCGGCTGCAGGGCGACGAGACCTTCCGCGACGGGCTCGACGGTGCCCCGCAGGCCTTCATCGACCTGCTCGAGGGCGCCAACACCGGCAAGATGCTCGTCCGCCTCTGAGACGACGCCGCGGGTGCCCGAGCATCAGTGTCGCTCGGGCACCCGCGCCACCGTCGTCGTCACCCGGGTGAGACCGGGCGCGGCCGGGGTGGAGCTGAAGCCGAAGCGCGGGGGCGGGCTGACGGGCCGCAGGTCGCCGAGAGGCTCGCCCTCCCAGGTGCCGTCGAGCGAGGTCACGTGGTGCTGGTCGTGCGCGCCGTAGTACTCGCGGCGCCCACCGCCAGCGCTGCCGACCGTCCGCACGCCCGGGAGCAGTCTGCGGGCGACCGGGTCGGCGAGGTGGGCGAAGCCGCGGCTGCGGCCGACCCGCTCCGGGACGGGACGCAGGAGCAGGCCGACCGGCGTGCGGCGCCCCAACCCGATGCGGCACCGCAGTGGTCCTGCGTCGAGCCGCCACTCGTGCTCGTCGGCGGCCAGGACCACCGTGCAGAGGCGCACCTCGTCGAAGGAGTAGGTCGCCGCGACGTACTCCGCGACGGCCTCGCTCGGCGCGAGGAGCACGCGGTGCTCGTCGGCAGTGGCGACCATGACGTCGGTGAAGGCCCCCAGCGGCGAGGTCGTCCAGTCGCCGATGACCAGGCGTACCCCGCTGCTGCTGCCCGCACCGAGGATGCGGCCCCGGAACCGGTCGAGCACGGTGGAGGTCACGGCACGCTCGGGTGCTCGACGACTCGCGCCAGCGTGAGCGAGAAGTCCCCCGCCTCGTCGGTCCACCCTGCGACGGGCTGGAGGCCGTGGCCGGCCAGCTCGTCGCGCAGCTCGCCCGGGTCGAACTTGCGGGAGATCTCGGTGCGCAGGTGCTCCCCCTTCGCCAGCTGCCAGGTGCGTCCGATGCCGGTGAAGTCCGCCTCGACGTCGCGGACCGCCCGCAGCCGCATCTCGATGCGCGAGGCCTCGTCGTCCCAGACGGCCTCGTGCTCGAAGTCCTCGCGCCGCAGGCCGGTGACCGGAGTCATCCGGTCGATGACGTCGATGAGATTGAGGTTGAACTCCGCAGTGACCCCGACCTCGTCGTCATAGGCGGCCACCAGCCTGGCGGCGTCCTTGACGAGATCCGCACCGAGGAGGAAGTGGTCGCCCGGGGCCAGGGCTGCGCGAACCATCCGCAGGAATCCCGCGCGCTCGTCCTCGGTGAAGTTGCCGATCGTCCCACCGAGGAAGAGCAGCAGCCGCTCCCCGTCCGCACCGGCCAGCGGCGGCAGGTGGTGGAAGTCGGCGACGGCCGGCTCGACCGCGAGCGTGGGGTACTCGCTCTGCAGCTGCTCGGCGGTCTCCAGGAGCACCTCGCTGCTGATGTCCAGCGGCGCATACGTGGCCGGCCGGCCACCAGCGGTCAGCTCGTCGAGGAGGACCCTGGTCTTGGCGGAGGTCCCGGCCCCCAGCTCGTGGACGCTGCGGGCGCCGGTGACCTCGAGGATCTGCGCGCTGCGCTGCTGCAGGATCTCGCGCTCCGCCCGCGTCGGGTAGTACTCGGGCAAGGAGGTGATCCTGTCGAAGAGCCGGCTGCCCCGCTCGTCGTAGAACCACCGCGGCGGCAGCGTGGGCGGGTCTGCCCAGAAGCCCTCGCGCAGGTCCTCCTCGAGCTCGTGGCGCTGGTCGGTCTGCTCCTGCGTGCTGGTCATCGGGCGAGCCGCAGACCGGAGAAGGCCCATCGGGCGGCTGCGGGGAAGAAGTTGCGGTAGGTCGTGCGCGGGTGCTGCGGCGGCGTGATCGCCGAGGCTCCGCGCAGGACGTGCTGATCGTTCATGAACTTGCCGTTGTACTCGCCCACCGCGCCCGGCGCCGTCTCGAAGCCGGGATAGGGCACGTAGGCGCTCGCGGTCCACTCCCACACGTCGCCGAGGGTCACCTCGCTCGCCCGGCTGGGGTGGCAACGCTGCGGGTCGAGCAGGCCGCCCCGCACCTCGAGCCCGCTCGCGGCACCGGCCTCCCACTCCTGCTCGGTGGGCAGACGCTGACCTGCCCAGCGGGCGAAGGCGTCCGCCTCGAAGAAGGAGACGTGGCACACCGGCTCGGCGGCGACCACCGGCCGACGGCCCGACAGGGTGAAGGTGGTCCACCTCCCGTCGTCGTCCTCGCGCCAGTAGCCGGGTGCCCGCCACCCGGCGTCCTGCACGCTCGCCCATCCGTCGGAGAGCCACAGGTCGGGGCGCGTGTACCCACCGTCGGCGATGAAGTCGAACCACTCGGCGTTGGTCACCTGCCGAGTGCCGATCTCGACGTCCTCGAGCCACACCCGGTGGCGGGGGCGCTCGTTGTCGAAGGCGAAGCCGGCGCCGTCGTCGCCGACGTGCGTCACTCCACCGGAGACGTGCGTCCAGCGAAGGGGGGTCGGACCCGCCGTGGGGTCGTCGTCGGGGGCTCGCTCGACGTAGGTCGGTTGGAGGACATTGCCCGACAAGAGGTGCTTGATGTCCATGAGGAGGAGCTCTTGGTGCTGCTCCTCGTGGTGGCAGCCGAGCTCGACGAGATCGAGCTGCTCCTCGGTGAGCGTGCCCGCCTCGAGACGTGCGGCGACCTGCTGCTCGACGTCGGCGCGATAGGCCGCGACCGCAGCGATGCCGGGGCGGGTCACGTGGCCGCGAGCCGCGCGGGGATGCCGCTCCCCGACTGCCTCGTAGTAGCTGTTGAAGAGATAGCGGAAGGCGGGGTCGCGCGGCCGGTAGCCGGGGTCGGCGCCGAGGACGAACTCCTCGAAGAACCAGGTCGTGTGGGCACGATGCCACTTGGTCGGGCTGGCCTCGGTCATCGACTGCGGGGTCTGGTCCTCGGGGCTGAGGCCGTGCGTGAGGCGGTCGGTCCGCGTGCGGACCTCCGCGAAGCGCGCGGCCAGCGCCGCGAGGTCGGGTCGGGCGACGGTCGTGGTCATGCTGTCCTCCATGCGACGGGGCTGACAACCACCGTCGGGCACCGGGAGATGGAGCTTCGGACACGGTCGACGCTACGCGTTGCCCTGCCTGCGTGCGCGGTCAACCTCTGGCGTGCTGGAGCGGCAGGCTTCCGCGGCGGCGGGCGACGTCAGAGGGAGACGGTCCCGGTGTCGCCGAGGTCGGGCTTCGTGTCGCTCACGAGACCCTTGGCCATCTGCACGACCGTGGCGACGCTGCCCGGCGTGGCCCAGTAGCGGGCGGTCTCCGCGGACACGGTGAGCACGACGTTGTCGGGGTTGTCGGGACCGCCCTCCATGAAGGCACCGGCAGACGGGTCCCACAGGCGCTCGAGGAGCGCGCGGTCGTCGTTGCGCGCAGCGGTGCCGCTCACGCTCACCCAGCCGCCGTCGCCGGAGTAGGTGACGTTGACCTGCGGGTTGGCCGCGATCGCCTGCATCTTGTCCGAGTGGGCCTCGGTCAGGAAGTGGATGGTCCCGGGGTCGTCGAGGTCCTGGGTGCCCATCGGCACCGACATCAGTCGCCCGTCCTCGGCATAGGTGAGCACGGCGATCCTGGTGTCCTGCATGATCTCGGTGACGGTCTCGGTCTCGGTCTTGTCGGCCATGAGGGCCTCCTGCGTCGTCGGCTGGGTCCGCGAGGCACTACCCGCTCCGAGGGCGGGCACACCCGCGTGTCCGCGGTCGGGTGTCGCTGGTGCCCTCGGGGCGCTCGCCTGGGTCAGAACCAGCGCCGCACCGTGGCCACGTACTCCCCGTACGTCGAGCCGAAGCGCCCGAGCAGCGCCTCCTCCTCCGCGGGGATCTGCAGCAGGTCGATGGCGCCGACGAACCCGACGGCCGGGAGCAGCGCGAGCGGGTCGCGGCGGTGGATGGCGTACCCGGCGAGCAGCAGGGCGTCCCCGAGGTAGATCGGGTTGCGCGAGTAGCGGAAGATGCCCCGACGGACCACCTGCGTGGCGTCGCCCGGACGCATCGGGTCGAGGGTGGTCCCCGCGGAGCGGATCTCGCGGATGCCGGCTGCCGCGACCGCGATGCCGGCGACCGCCACCGTGGCGCCGAGGACCGAGGTGGTGGCCGGCGTCGCCGCGCCCCGCGTGAGCAGACGCTGGGCGAGCAAGGACGCCGCAAGCATCACCGGAGGTGCCTTCGCGACCGAGAGTGCGTCCATCCACCAAGGGTAGTGACGCCACGACCGCAGCAACAGCCCCCGCTGGCTCGAGCTCACGAGAGGCTCCCCCACCCGCTGGCACGGAGCACCCGGGGAGTTCTCCCCCTTCCTCACGCCGGGGCAGCCTGCCTAGGCTCCGGGTACCACCACGGAGGGGATCGCATGACAGGGGTGACCCACGGCGCGGACGCCGACCGACTGCGGAGCATCGCGCGTGCGCTCACCGGCTGCGCCGAGCGCACGCGCGACGCCGGGACCTGCGGCAACAGCTCGCTCGGGGTGCTCGTCGACGCGTGGCAGGGACCCGACGTCGAGTACTTCGCACAGGCCTGGCAGGGCGCCGGACGCGCGATCGAGCTGGCCGCCGATCACCTCCAGCAGACGGCGGCCGAGCTGCTCCGCCAGGCCGACGACCAGACGGGCGTGAGCTCCGGGATCAGCGGTGGCTCCCCCGCAGGCGACCCTCTGTCGCCCGAGCCCAGCGGGGGCGGAGGCAACGGTGGTGGTGATGACGGTGACGGGGGCAGCGGCGACGGCACCAAGATCGGGCTGACGCCGAGCGGCATGATCGACACGCTGATCAAGATCGGCAACCGGCACATGCCGGAGGGCCTCTCGGTGACCGACCCGGTCGCGATGGAGCTCATGCAGTCGCCCGAGGGGCGCGAGCAGCTCCGGTGGCTGCGGGACAACGACATCGTCATCATCCACGGCGGGCCGGCCTCGCAGTACTCGCCGGGGAGCGACACGATCATGCTGGCGAGCGGTGCCGACGTGACCGCGCTGATCCACGAGGCGGCCCACGCGCGCTGGGACGTCGAGGGCATGGACGTCGACGTCACGGAGGTCGAGCGGCAGGAGTACATCGACGCCCAGCTCGACAACGAGGTCAACGCGATGGTCGCCGAGGTCGAGTACCTCCAGGCGACGAGCGAGGACCCGGAGGCCATCACCGACCAGTCCTACGTCGACTACACGGCGGCGCACGAGGCCGCGCTCGCCGAGGGCGCCAGCCCCGAGGAGGCCGACGCCGCCGGACGAGCAGCCGTGCGTGAGCTCTTCACCAGCGGGTTCTACGAGACGGGCAACACCGAGGAGTCGTACCCGGAGTACTACGGCGAGGCCTGGGACGAGAGGAACCCGTGAGCACTGACCCGACCACCACCGGTGATGCCGCGACCATCGCGGCCGCGACCGATGACGCCCTGCTGACGTCGGTCGTCACCGACGACGCGACCACACTCACGCGAGTCCCGCTGTCGGCCCTGCCCGGCTGGCGCGTGCTCGACGTGCTCTGGCGCGGCCCGGCGCACCCGGCGCGTTGGCTCGTCGCGGTCGACGGCGACCGCGTGGTCGTGCTGACCGGGCACCCCGAGCGGTGGGACGCCCTCGCCACCGACGCCGAGGTCACGACCGCCGAGCAGGCGGTGGAGCTGGCCGTGGTGCGCACAGACGCCACCCACGACCGGTCGAAGGGGTACCAGCGCCTCTCCCACGTCGACGAGATCCGGTGGCTACCGCGGCCGGGCGACGAGCAGCGTCAGCGGATCGAGCAGGTCCGGGCGGACCTGGCCGACCGGATCGGCCCGGCGAGCGCCGTCGGCGACGGGCCGTGGACGGTGACGACCTGGGTGCGCGCGGGCGATGCCGTCGAGCGGCTCGAGGTCGAGGTCCACCACGACGGGTCCACCTCGACGACGACGACGCTCATGGCCGACGATCTCCCGGTGCCGCAGGTCCACTGACCCGCCGTCCGGGCCGTGCCGGGTCGGAGGCACCGGATCGGGCATCCGGCCGATCCGGCGGCCCCACGGGTGGATCAGTGGGACCGCCCGGCCGTCGGTCTTGTCCGCAGCCCTGGCCACTGCGAGGGTGGGCCCATGAGTGACGTCACGAGCAAGGCCAGCGAGCTCCTCCAGATGCACCAGACCGGCGAGATGCTGGTGCTGCCGACGGTGTGGGACGCGTGGTCGGCCCGCGCCTCGGTTGACGCCGGCTTCCGCGCACTGTCCATCGGCAGCCACCCGCTCGCCGAGTCGCGCGGCCAGCAGGACGGCGAGGCCATGACCCTCGACGACGCCCTCGACGGGATCCGCCGCATCTGCGCGGCCGTGACGGTCCCCGTCTCGGCCGACGTCGAGTCCGGCTACGACACCCCTGCGGCCGAGCTCGTCGAGCGGGTCCTCGACGCCGGCGCCGTGGGCATCAACGTCGAGGACACCGTGCACTCAGAGGGTCGCCGGGTGCGCGAGATCGCCGAGCACGCCGACTACATCGCCGCGATCCGGCAGGCCGCCGACGCCGCCGGCGTCGAGCTGGTCATCAACGCGCGCACGGATGCGCTCCTGCACGGCACCGACAAGTTCCCCGACCCGCTCGCCGAGGCCATCGCCCGCGTCAAGGCCTGCGAGGAGGCCGGCGCCCGCAGCGTCTACCCGGTGAAGGTCCCCGACGCCGCGAGCCTCGCCGCGCTGATGGCGGCGACCTCGCTGCCGGTCAACGTCACGGCGCACCCCGTCGACGGAGCCGCGTCGGGATCCCTGCAGGAACTGCGCGACGCCGGGGTTCGACGCGTGACCTTCGGGCCCCTGCTGCAGAAGGCACTGACCGGCTCGATCGCCGACCTCACCGGCCCGTGGCTCGGGTCCGCAGGGCGCAGCTAGCACCGTGCAGCCCGAGGCCGCACGGGTGGCCGGGCCCTGACCACGAATACGTGCATTGCCCTAAGGCAATGCACGTCTCATGGGACTGGGCGAACCGCAGTCCGGCACGCCCTCAGTCGCGCGAGGTCGACGGCGTGACTCGAACGGTCAGCTGGGGCGCTTCTTCGGCGCGTTGGCCGCGGTCAGGCCAGGGTCGCGCTGGACGTGCTCGCCGAGGACGGTGTCGATCGTGGCCAGGACCTCGGGCTCGAGCGTGACGCCGGCCGCCTTGACGTTCTCGACGACCTGCTCGGGGCGCGAGGCACCGATGATGGCGGCGGCGACGTTGGAGTTCTGCAGGACCCACGCGACGGCGAGCTGCGCCATCGACAGGCCGACCTCGTCGGCGACCGGCTTCAGGCCCTGGACCGCGGTGAGCAGCGCGTCGTCGTTCACCCGACCGGAGATCGAGCCGCCGACCTCCTCGTGGGCGGCGCGGCTCCCTTCGGGCAGGGGCTGACCGGGCAGGTACTTGCCGGTGAGGATCCCCTGGGCTACCGGGCTCCACACGATCTGCGAGAGGCCGAGCTCCTCGCACGTCGGGACGACCTCGTCCTCGATGACCCGCCAGAGCATGGAGTACTGCGGCTGGCTGGAGATCAGGCGGATGCCCAGGTCCGAGGCGAGGCGGTGGCCCTCACGGATCTGCTCGGCGGTCCACTCGCTGACGCCGATGTAGAGCGCCTTGCCCTGGCGCACGACGTCGGCGAAGGCCTGCATCGTCTCCTCGAGCGGCGTCTCGGTGTCGTAGCGGTGCGCCTGGTAGAGGTCGACGTAGTCG
The genomic region above belongs to Janibacter limosus and contains:
- a CDS encoding NADP-dependent oxidoreductase; protein product: MSTLPTSTRQIALASRPTGAPTSDNFRLESVDLPELADGQVLVRNVVMSVDPYMRGRMNDAKSYVPPFQVDQPLEGGAVGEVIASRSDDVAVGQHVLHGSGWREHAILTAAKVSVIDTDVAPASAYLGVLGMPGLTAYVGLTAVAEMREGDTVFVSGAAGAVGQLVGQIARALGAERVVGSAGTDAKVARLRELGYDAGFNYKTTPVRDGLREVAPDGIDVYFDNVGGDHLEAAISSLRLHGRVAMCGAISQYNATDAAPGPRNLFQAIGKGLTLRGFIVGQYPQLVGEYRERAAGWLAEGRLQGDETFRDGLDGAPQAFIDLLEGANTGKMLVRL
- the egtD gene encoding L-histidine N(alpha)-methyltransferase, coding for MTSTQEQTDQRHELEEDLREGFWADPPTLPPRWFYDERGSRLFDRITSLPEYYPTRAEREILQQRSAQILEVTGARSVHELGAGTSAKTRVLLDELTAGGRPATYAPLDISSEVLLETAEQLQSEYPTLAVEPAVADFHHLPPLAGADGERLLLFLGGTIGNFTEDERAGFLRMVRAALAPGDHFLLGADLVKDAARLVAAYDDEVGVTAEFNLNLIDVIDRMTPVTGLRREDFEHEAVWDDEASRIEMRLRAVRDVEADFTGIGRTWQLAKGEHLRTEISRKFDPGELRDELAGHGLQPVAGWTDEAGDFSLTLARVVEHPSVP
- the egtB gene encoding ergothioneine biosynthesis protein EgtB, encoding MTTTVARPDLAALAARFAEVRTRTDRLTHGLSPEDQTPQSMTEASPTKWHRAHTTWFFEEFVLGADPGYRPRDPAFRYLFNSYYEAVGERHPRAARGHVTRPGIAAVAAYRADVEQQVAARLEAGTLTEEQLDLVELGCHHEEQHQELLLMDIKHLLSGNVLQPTYVERAPDDDPTAGPTPLRWTHVSGGVTHVGDDGAGFAFDNERPRHRVWLEDVEIGTRQVTNAEWFDFIADGGYTRPDLWLSDGWASVQDAGWRAPGYWREDDDGRWTTFTLSGRRPVVAAEPVCHVSFFEADAFARWAGQRLPTEQEWEAGAASGLEVRGGLLDPQRCHPSRASEVTLGDVWEWTASAYVPYPGFETAPGAVGEYNGKFMNDQHVLRGASAITPPQHPRTTYRNFFPAAARWAFSGLRLAR
- a CDS encoding pyridoxamine 5'-phosphate oxidase family protein, translated to MADKTETETVTEIMQDTRIAVLTYAEDGRLMSVPMGTQDLDDPGTIHFLTEAHSDKMQAIAANPQVNVTYSGDGGWVSVSGTAARNDDRALLERLWDPSAGAFMEGGPDNPDNVVLTVSAETARYWATPGSVATVVQMAKGLVSDTKPDLGDTGTVSL
- a CDS encoding methyltransferase family protein, whose product is MDALSVAKAPPVMLAASLLAQRLLTRGAATPATTSVLGATVAVAGIAVAAAGIREIRSAGTTLDPMRPGDATQVVRRGIFRYSRNPIYLGDALLLAGYAIHRRDPLALLPAVGFVGAIDLLQIPAEEEALLGRFGSTYGEYVATVRRWF
- a CDS encoding isocitrate lyase/PEP mutase family protein encodes the protein MSDVTSKASELLQMHQTGEMLVLPTVWDAWSARASVDAGFRALSIGSHPLAESRGQQDGEAMTLDDALDGIRRICAAVTVPVSADVESGYDTPAAELVERVLDAGAVGINVEDTVHSEGRRVREIAEHADYIAAIRQAADAAGVELVINARTDALLHGTDKFPDPLAEAIARVKACEEAGARSVYPVKVPDAASLAALMAATSLPVNVTAHPVDGAASGSLQELRDAGVRRVTFGPLLQKALTGSIADLTGPWLGSAGRS
- a CDS encoding aldo/keto reductase family protein, whose amino-acid sequence is MDYRHLGNSGLKISEIAYGNWLTHGSQVEADAATACVRAALDNGISTFDTADVYANTKAESVLGEALKGERRESLEILTKVYWPTGPAGHNDSGLSAKHIRESIDGSLRRLQTDYVDLYQAHRYDTETPLEETMQAFADVVRQGKALYIGVSEWTAEQIREGHRLASDLGIRLISSQPQYSMLWRVIEDEVVPTCEELGLSQIVWSPVAQGILTGKYLPGQPLPEGSRAAHEEVGGSISGRVNDDALLTAVQGLKPVADEVGLSMAQLAVAWVLQNSNVAAAIIGASRPEQVVENVKAAGVTLEPEVLATIDTVLGEHVQRDPGLTAANAPKKRPS